GCGAACGCGTGCCCGTTCACCGCGGCGGCCGTGGGCATCGGGAGCGACAGCAGACGCGCGTAGACGCCGTGGACGCGGCCCAGGTACTCCTCGAACCGGTCCCGGTTCGCGCCGAGCCAGTCGAGGTCGAGGCCGTTGGAGTAGAACTTCCCGGTCCCCACCGTGACGAGGGCGGCCGGGCCCTCGTTCTTCTCCAGGGTGCCGAGCGCGTCCTCGGCCGCGTCGAGGAAGCCGGGGCCGAACCGGTTCTCGCCCGCGTCGAACCGCAGGACGAACACGTCCCCGTCGCGCCGTAGGTCGATCACGAGAGTCTCCTTCGTCGTCGGCGGTCCCGGCTCCGCTCACGAGCGCTCCGGGTCCGTCCCTCGCCGCCGGCTCGCCCGCGGCGCCTCCGCCCTCCGCCACGCCGGCCGTCGCGCCGCCCGCGCGGGCGGATTCAGTATGACGTCCGGCATAAGCCAGAATCGCTATGACACTCGTCATGGTCAATGCGCACATCCTATGATGAATGTCATAATCAGCCCATGGGGACCGACAGCCGGGAACGCATGGTGCGCAGCGCCGCCTACCTCTTCCGCGAGCGCGGCTACAGCGGCACGGGTTTCCGCGACGTCATCGCGCACAGCGGCGCGCCGCGCGGGTCGATCTACCACCACTTCCCCGGCGGCAAGGCGCAGCTCGCCGAGGAGGCCGTCCGCTACGCCGGCGAGTTCCTCAACTCCGGCATCGTCGCCGCCGTCGAGGGCGGCGACCCCGCGTCCGCCGTGGAGGCCTTCGTCGGCTGGTGGCGCCAGGTCCTCGTCAAGAGCGAGTTCCGCGCGGGCTGCCCGGTCGTCGCCGTCACCGTCGAGAACAACGACGACGCCCCGCAGCTCGCCGCGGCCGCCGCGGCGGCGTTCGGCCGCTGGCAGGACACCCTCGCCACCGGCCTCGGCAACGCCGGCGTCGCCGACGACCGCGCCGCCCGCCTCGCCCGGCTGATCGTCGCCGCGGTCGAGGGCGCCACGATCCTGTGCCGCGCCCACCGCGACGTCGCGCCCCTCGACGACGTCGTCGCCGAGCTGAAGGAGATGACCCGCGCGGCCGTCCGGGAGGCCGGGTAGCCGCGGCGCCCGTACGGGCCGGGCGGGACCGGGTGGCGCGGACGGGCCGTCCGGGCCGGGCGGACGGTCAGGAGTCCCCGGCGGTGAGCTCCGCGACGGCCCGGAGCGCGAGGACGTACGACGACGTCCCGAACCCGGCGATGGTGCCGGTCGCGACGCCCGCCACGACCGAGGTGTGGCGGAACTCCTCGCGCGCCGCCGGGTTGGTGATGTGCACCTCGACGAGCGGCGCGGTGCGCTGGGCGAGGGCGTCGCGCAGCGCGTACGAGTAGTGGGTGAACGCGGCCGGGTTCAGCACGATGGGAAGGCGCTCGTCGGCGGCCTCGTGCACCCAGCGGATCATCTCGGCCTCGTCGTCGGTCTGCCGGACCTCCACGTCGAGCCCGAGCGAGCGCCCGGCGTCCCGGCACAGCGCGGCGAGCTCGTCGAACGAGGTCGACCCGTACTTCTCGGGCTCGCGGACGCCGAGCCGGCGCAGGTTGGGGCCGTTCAGGACGAGCACACGGGTCATCGGGCGATCTCCCTGTAGGCGGCGGCGAGCAGCTCCTCGTCCGGGGCCTCGAGGCGGCCGGGCTCGGCGACGCCGTCGAGGACGACGAAGCGCAGCGTGGCGCCCCGCGCCTTCTTGTCGATGGTCATGGCGGCGCGCAGACCGGGCCAGTCGGCGGCGTAGGAGGTCGGCAGCCCCACGGAGGCGATCACGTCGCGGTGCCGCCGGACGACGTCGGCGGGCAGCCTGCCCGCGAGCCGGGCCAGCTCGGCGGCGTACACCATGCCGATAGCGACGGCGTGGCCGTGCCGGAACCGGTAGTCCTCGGCCTTCTCGATGGCGTGCGCGAGCGTGTGCCCGTAGTTGAGGATCTCCCGCAGGCCGCTCTCCTTCAGGTCGGCCGACACGACGTCCGCCTTGACCTGGACGGCGCGTTCGACCAGCGCGCGGGTGTGGGGGCCGTCCGGGGACGCGGCGCCCGCCGGGTCGTCCTCGACCAGCTCGAGGATCTTCGGGTCGGCGATGAACCCGGCCTTGATGATCTCGGCGAGCCCGCTGACGTAGTCCTCGCGGGGCATCGTCGGCAGCGTCGCCAGGTCGCACACCACCCCGGCCGGGGGGTGGAAGGCGCCGACGAGGTTCTTGCCCTCGGGGATGTTGATGCCGGTCTTGCCGCCGACCGCGGCGTCGACCATGCCGAGCAGCGTCGTCGGGACGAGCACCGCCCGCACCCCGCGCAGCCACGACGCCGCGGCGAACCCGGCGAGGTCCGTGGCGGCGCCGCCGCCGACCCCGACCACGACGTCCGTGCGGGTCATCCCGGCGCGCGCGAACGCCGACCAGAGCCCGGCGAGGACGCCCACCTCCTTCGCTGCCTCCCCGTCCGGGACGGGCAGCGCGTGGACGGCGTACCCGGCGGACTCGAGGGCGCCGCACACGGGGCGGGCGATCTCCGGCAGCCCCTCGGCGTGGACGACGGCGACCGTCCTGGCGCGGTCGCCGACCATGGCGGGCAGCTCGCCCATGACGCCGGTTCCGATCACGACGTCGTACGGGTCGGCCCCGCCGACGTGCACCCTCGACTGCGTCACGCCTCCTCCTCGCGGGAGGACGGCTCCCCGCTCCCGCCGCCGGCGGCCTCCAGCGCCTTGACGATCTCGTCGACGATCTCGGCGGGCTCGCGGCCGTCGGTGTCGACCGAGACGGTGCCGAGCCGCTCGTAGATGGGCAGGCGCTCCTCCAGGAGCTTGCGCATCTGGCTGCGCGGATTCAGTGCCAGCAGCGGCCGCGCCGAAGCCAGCCCCACCCGCTTGATCGCCTCCGACAGCCCGACCCGCAGGTAGACGACGGTGTGCCCGCCGAGCCGCGACTGCGTCTCCGCCGCCAGGATCGCGCCGCCGCCGAGCGCGACGACGCCCTCGTGCTCGTCCAGCGCCGCCGCGACGGCCGCGCGTTCCAGCTCGCGGAAGCGCTCCTCGCCGTCGTCGATGAAGATCTCACCGATCGGCTTGCCGGCCGCGCGCTCGACGTCGGCGTCGGTGTCGCGCAGCGCGACGCCGAGCCGCTCGGCGAGCGCGCCGCCGATGGTGGTCTTGCCGGAGCCGGGCGGCCCGATGATGACTGCCTTCGGTCGCATGGTCAGCGGATCCAGTTCACTTGAC
The sequence above is drawn from the Actinomadura hallensis genome and encodes:
- a CDS encoding TetR/AcrR family transcriptional regulator is translated as MGTDSRERMVRSAAYLFRERGYSGTGFRDVIAHSGAPRGSIYHHFPGGKAQLAEEAVRYAGEFLNSGIVAAVEGGDPASAVEAFVGWWRQVLVKSEFRAGCPVVAVTVENNDDAPQLAAAAAAAFGRWQDTLATGLGNAGVADDRAARLARLIVAAVEGATILCRAHRDVAPLDDVVAELKEMTRAAVREAG
- the aroQ gene encoding type II 3-dehydroquinate dehydratase, whose amino-acid sequence is MTRVLVLNGPNLRRLGVREPEKYGSTSFDELAALCRDAGRSLGLDVEVRQTDDEAEMIRWVHEAADERLPIVLNPAAFTHYSYALRDALAQRTAPLVEVHITNPAAREEFRHTSVVAGVATGTIAGFGTSSYVLALRAVAELTAGDS
- the aroB gene encoding 3-dehydroquinate synthase — protein: MTQSRVHVGGADPYDVVIGTGVMGELPAMVGDRARTVAVVHAEGLPEIARPVCGALESAGYAVHALPVPDGEAAKEVGVLAGLWSAFARAGMTRTDVVVGVGGGAATDLAGFAAASWLRGVRAVLVPTTLLGMVDAAVGGKTGINIPEGKNLVGAFHPPAGVVCDLATLPTMPREDYVSGLAEIIKAGFIADPKILELVEDDPAGAASPDGPHTRALVERAVQVKADVVSADLKESGLREILNYGHTLAHAIEKAEDYRFRHGHAVAIGMVYAAELARLAGRLPADVVRRHRDVIASVGLPTSYAADWPGLRAAMTIDKKARGATLRFVVLDGVAEPGRLEAPDEELLAAAYREIAR
- a CDS encoding shikimate kinase, giving the protein MTMRPKAVIIGPPGSGKTTIGGALAERLGVALRDTDADVERAAGKPIGEIFIDDGEERFRELERAAVAAALDEHEGVVALGGGAILAAETQSRLGGHTVVYLRVGLSEAIKRVGLASARPLLALNPRSQMRKLLEERLPIYERLGTVSVDTDGREPAEIVDEIVKALEAAGGGSGEPSSREEEA